The following proteins come from a genomic window of Pleuronectes platessa chromosome 2, fPlePla1.1, whole genome shotgun sequence:
- the fer1l4 gene encoding fer-1-like protein 4, whose translation MSISVNLGRISNLPGRSDRKVELCFRGFIQKSRVLQSESVAIFDEYFRWPHYGKVVKEEVLTVSVYNCSKVFSNRLLGKLVVSLQHVVTSGRLLLREPLNDANYSLTDIYIELDINYHPVEGSAGGWVGIDFLDAEEKDESGMTIRNEGFDDPESQRTYVRPDPLEREARRLGQSLVMTGDDDDDDDNGYDDELADLDSSNISITPLLSRCRPLSRSVVAGTQRVQSFQVNVNILEAQKLVGVNISPAVFIRVEDQKRHTATQKSTNCPFYNENFQFEFQEAPQILFDKVIEIKVFHRRTLAFLMTHIGTFKIDISTVYNQPDHRFYKKWAPLTDPADTRSGIKGYVKASISVFMKGDALNMPSLLPSSTSGASEDIEKNLLLPRGMASERPWARFCVRIYRAEGLPTMDSGLMAKMSKVTDRTVFIDPYVQVTFSGQQGETSVGSATSSPVWNEEINFIEQFPPLAQRIRIQVLDDVKMGDIALATHFLDLQQISDPTRNGFNPTFGPSWINLYGSPQNSTLGDVHQALNQGLGEGIFYRGRILLALSVEVYSSPAAAIADTGSISLGKVKGKLGKLGLRRKRSSKKKEKNEASTVASGFLSESGDAGVEVPESVTVETEEVHPLPEGFLGEREDFLLFASLFEVTMIDPSVGTKPLTFELSIGNYGKAVGVGRSKKSESREELRRSREELRSSREDLSEEAQGLLESEEELDKEEMLNLEPENRSLSTPMRPQATEYDRSYQCIPLHPSSMKQKPCLFVWSQFEDHSFRLNQANWLSKMADRLEYGLDEVERLLRRPKSNAKERLVAVILELLASCKQFTVFAERKSQCRPNNLDRCRKEFIKKNLVLLARLAVRARRRITRRLAKQRLMDTRKLLKKLRLLAKEPQNTIPDVFLWLLSGSKRLAYIRIPAHSIFFSLVEEQRGRDCGRVTTLYMKSPGSSAREIFAKLEVYLWLGPSKYSKEATSSLPDEFLPVYEEEAEEQRSLVTAGRRKLPVSLSCQDSRYFQLRCHLYQGRGLIAADDNGLSDPFAKVLFSTQCQVTRMLSDTLSPAWCECLLFDRVLLEGTREELQRDPPLIIINVFDYDSMGGPKPLGRAFAEPEFKPAEQFYKRPNLRFFDINLGRAPAGELLAAFELIELDYSGFGEPCLPSSTDPQELTYIEEEKYYIIPEGVRPVLKTFRIEVLFWGLRELKRVQLFEVERPLVRVECAGRQLESEEVENYKTHPNFKELVRYIDVDLPEQAYLHPPLTLFVVEHRAFGRLALVGTHVVQSLMYYAPPELGGREEEEDDELQPKVVRRNTGTVNTLSTVKKMGLSTLTIKQSKIPFNPMRLVPSPLKKFRKNEEVLEEELPEKEELDWWSKYYTSVDELERQAVEEQEMEDQADGDGANLTMANIEEEEEEVVVIEIEPPKRKPIATLQLYGGDLESEFSQFQDWLQIFPLYKGKASADDEAEDEEERLMGKYKGSFLVYPIDLEDRDNTKCQITDGIPKNSPIKVLVRVYIVKATSLAPTDPNGKADPYVLIRVGQQSLDTKDRYIPKQLNPTFGEVFELTVSFPLETELSIMVMDHDIIGSDDVIGETRLDLENRFYSRHRALCGLALYYDTDGYNIWRDAKKPSAILAELCRENGIPSPEYRTSQVKVLNKIFKIPPDAVPEALLKKNELSPEEQAEMEEHSALSVLQRWGEMSEFLPGAIRLVPEHVEVRSLLNPDKPGLPQGYLHMWVDMFPTDVPAPPPVDIKPRLPEQYELRVIIWNTDDVFLEDVNPFTGDPSSDIYVKGWIKGLEGEKQETDVHFNSLTGEGNFNWRFVFRFDYLPTEKEVVFKKKESFFSLEESEFRQPAVLTLQVWDYDRIGANDFLGSIELRLSDMVRAAKSSGQCSVDMAKDRASPRFSIFRAKKMKGWWPLTRLKTAEDFEREEKEKEEAKKKGKKKKSKDRRNKLKRDHLQYTDSSGNTFLLMGKVEAELQLVALEQAEANPVGRARKEPEPLDKPNRPTTSFNWFVNPMKTFIFLIWKKFKKFIIALIILAILALFLGLIFYTLPQQISALIING comes from the exons AGGGAGGCTGCTGCTACGGGAACCACTCAATGATGCCAACTACAGCTTGACTGat aTCTATATCGAGCTGGATATCAACTATCATCCAGTTGAGGGATCTGCCGGAGGATGGGTGGGAATTGACTTCCTGGACGCTGAAGAGAAAGATGA ATCAGGTATGACCATCAGGAATGAAGGATTTGACGACCCAGAGAG tCAGAGGACTTATGTTCGACCGGATCCGCTGGAGCGGGAGGCCCGACGTCTGGGCCAAAGCCTGGTCATGACTGGAgatgatgacgacgacgacgataACGGTTATGATGATGAGCTGGCAGACCTGGACTCTTCCAACATCAGTATCACTCCACTGCTGAG tcGGTGCAGGCCGCTGTCCAGAAGTGTCGTCGCAGGAACACAGAGAGTACAGAGCTTCCAG gtaaaTGTAAACATCCTGGAGGCTCAGAAGCTGGTTGGAGTAAACATCAGCCCTGCAGTTTTCATCAGAGTGGAAGATCAGAAAAGACATACTGCGACGCAGAAATCGACCAACTGCCCGTTCTACAACGAG AACTTCCAGTTTGAGTTTCAGGAGGCTCCACAGATCCTCTTTGATAAAGTGATAGAGATAAAG GTGTTCCACAGAAGGACTCTGGCCTTCCTGATGACCCACATTGGAACATTTAAAATTGACATCTCCACCGTTTACAACCAACCAG ATCACCGCTTCTACAAGAAGTGGGCACCTCTCACTGACCCGGCAGACACCAGGTCAGGGATCAAGGGTTACGTTAAGGCTAGCATCAGTGTGTTTATGAAGGGAGATGCTCTGAACATGCCCAGTCTGCTGCCAAGCTCTACGTCAGGAGCCAGTGAGGATATTGAGAA GAACCTGCTCCTCCCTCGGGGTATGGCTTCTGAGCGTCCGTGGGCTCGATTCTGTGTTCGTATTTACAGGGCCGAGGGGCTGCCCACCATGGATTCGGGTCTAATGGCCAAGATGTCGAAGGTCACTGACCGGACAGTCTTCATTGACCCTTATGTACAAGTAACCTTTTCAGGACAACAG GGGGAGACATCAGTCGGCAGCGCCACCAGTAGTCCAGTTTGGAACGAGGAGATCAACTTTATCGAACAGTTTCCTCCTCTGGCGCAACGAATCAGAATCCAAGTCCTTGATGACGTCAAAATGGGAGACATCGCCCTGGCAACACACTTCCTGGATCTGCAGCAGATTTCTGACCCCACCAGGAACG GGTTTAACCCCACGTTCGGGCCCAGTTGGATCAACTTGTATGGTTCTCCGCAGAACTCCACCCTTGGAGACGTCCACCAG GCTTTGAACCAGGGTCTTGGTGAAGGAATCTTTTATCGTGGTCGAATCCTCCTTGCCCTCAGTGTGGAGGTCTACTCCTCACCGGCCGCTGCCATAGCAGATACAGGCTCAATCTCCCTGGGAAAG gtgaaaggaaaactgGGGAAGCTTggactgaggaggaagaggagcagcaagaagaaggagaagaatgaAG CATCCACAGTTGCCAGTGGATTTCTCAGTGAGTCAGGAGATGCAGGAGTTGAGGTACCAGAGTCTGTTACGGTGGAGACTGAGGAGGTCCACCCTCTCCCTGAG GGTTTCCTGGGGGAAAGGGAGGATTTTCTGCTGTTTGCATCTCTGTTTGAAGTCACAATGATAGACCCGTCTGTAGGAACCAAACCACTGACGTTTGAACTCTCCATAG GAAATTATGGGAAAGCGGTGGGGGTCGGGAGATCCAAGAAGAGCGAGAGCAGGGAGGAGCTTAGAAGGAGTAGAGAGGAGCTGAGAAGTAGCAGGGAGGATCTGAGTGAGGAAGCACAGGGTCTACTGGAGTCAGAGGAGGAGCTCGACAAGGAGGAGATGCTGAATCTGGAACCTGAGAACAGATCATTGTCCACTCCTATGAGACCCCAGGCTACTGAGTATGACAG gtcaTACCAGTGTATTCCCCTCCACCCTTCCTCCATGAAACAGAagccctgtctgtttgtctggagTCAGTTTGAAGATCACAGCTTTCGTCTCAATCAGGCAAACTGGCTTAGCAAGATGGCTGACAGGCTG GAGTATGGTCTTGATGAGGTGGAACGACTCCTGAGGAGGCCGAAGAGTAATGCGAAGGAACGTTTGGTGGCGGTGATCCTGGAACTCTTGGCCTCCTGCAA GCAGTTTACTGTCTTCGCAGAAAGGAAGTCTCAGTGTCGTCCAAACAACCTTGACAGATGCAGGAAGGAGTTCATCAAGAAGAATTTA GTCCTGCTGGCCAGACTGGCAGTACGGGCCAGACGTAGGATAACCAGGCGGTTGGCCAAACAGCGGTTGATGGATACCAGGAAACTCCTGAAGAAACTCCGTCTTCTGGCtaaagag CCCCAGAATACCATCCCGGATGTGTTTCTGTGGTTACTGAGTGGAAGCAAGCGATTGGCTTACATCAGGATCCCGGCCCACTCCATCTTTTTCTCAttggtggaggagcagaggggacgAGACTGTGGCCGAGTCACCACCCTGTACATGAAG TCTCCAGGAAGTTCAGCGAGGGAGATCTTTGCTAAGCTTGAGGTCTACCTGTGGCTTGGTCCATCCAAGTACAGTAAAGAGGCAACCAGCAGCTTACCGGACGAGTTCCTGCCGGTCtatgaggaggaggcggaggagcagaggagccttGTCACTGCGGGGAGGAGGAAACTTCCTGTTAGTTTGTCCTGCCAGG ATAGCAGGTACTTCCAACTACGTTGTCACCTGTACCAGGGGCGTGGCCTAATTGCAGCTGATGACAACGGCCTGTCAGATCCCTTTGCCAAGGTCCTTTTCTCTACCCAGTGCCAGGTCACCAGG ATGTTGTCTGACACGCTCTCTCCAGCCTggtgtgagtgtttgttgttCGACAGAGTCCTGCTGGAAGGAACGAGGGAGGAGCTCCAACGAGATCCGcccctcatcatcatcaacgtCTTTGACTATGACTCAATG ggtGGTCCGAAGCCGCTGGGTCGGGCGTTTGCGGAGCCAGAGTTCAAACCTGCGGAGCAGTTCTACAAGAGGCCCAACCTCCGTTTCTTTGACATCAACTTGGGAAGGGCCCCTGCCGGCGAGCTGTTGGCTGCCTTCGAGCTCATCGAGCTGGACTACTCTGGGTTTGGAGAG CCCTGCCTCCCCAGCAGTACAGACCCTCAGGAATTGACCTACATTGAGGAGGAGAAATATTACATCATCCCAGAAGGAGTCCGACCTGTTCTGAAGACCTTCAGGATAGAG GTGTTGTTCTGGGGTCTGCGGGAGCTGAAGAGGGTGCAGCTCTTTGAGGTGGAGCGCCCCCTGGTGAGGGTGGAGTGTGCAGGACGACAGCTGGAGTCTGAAGAGGTCGAGAACTACAAGACTCACCCCAACTTTAAAGAGCTGGTCCGCTACATTGACGTG GACCTGCCGGAACAGGCctacctccatcctcctctgacaTTGTTTGTGGTTGAGCATCGAGCCTTCGGTCGACTTGCTCTAGTTGGTACCCACGTGGTCCAGAGTCTCATGTATTATGCCCCACCTGAgctgggagggagggaagaagaggaagatgatgagcTTCAACCAAAGG TGGTGAGGCGGAACACAGGGACCGTCAACACTCTGTCCACAGTGAAGAAGATGGGACTCAGCACCCTGACAATCAAACAGTCGAAGATTCCCTTCAACCCCATGAGGCTGGTTCCC TCTCCTCTGAAGAAATTTAGGAAAAATGAGGAGGTGCTGGAAGAGGAGCTACCAGAGAAGGAGGAGTTGGACTGGTGGTCAAAATATTATACTTCAGTGGACGAGctagagagacag GCTGTTGAGGAACAGGAGATGGAGGATCAAGCAGATGGAG ATGGAGCGAATCTGACCATGGCGAACatcgaagaggaagaggaggaagttgtAGTGATTGAGATCGAACCTCCCAAACGCAAGCCAATCGCCACACTGCAG CTGTATGGAGgtgatctggagtcagagttCAGTCAGTTCCAGGACTGGCTGCAGATCTTCCCGCTGTACAAAGGCAAAGCAAGCGCTGACGACGAGGCTGAGGACGAAGAAGAGCGGTTGATGGGAAAATACAAG ggCTCCTTCTTGGTTTATCCGATTGATTTGGAAGACAGAGACAACACCAAGTGTCAGATCACAGATGGAATCCCCAAAAATTCACCCATCAAAGTTTTAGTCCGAGTCTACATCGTCAAG GCCACCAGTCTGGCTCCCACAGACCCGAACGGTAAAGCTGACCCGTACGTGCTGATTCGAGTCGGACAGCAGAGTCTCGACACCAAAGATCGATACATTCCCAAACAGCTAAACCCCACGTTCGGAGA ggtGTTTGAACTCACCGTATCTTTCCCACTGGAGACCGAGCTGAGTATCATGGTGATGGACCACGACATCATTGGCTCCGATGACGTAATTGGCGAGACACGGCTGGACCTGGAGAACCGGTTCTACAGCCGCCACAGAGCCCTCTGTGGGCTGGCTCTTTACTATGACAC GGATGGCTACAATATTTGGCGGGATGCAAAGAAGCCATCCGCCATCTTGGCCGAGCTCTGCAGAGAGAACGGCATCCCGTCTCCGGAGTACAGAACCTCTCAGGTCAAAGTCCTCAACAAGATCTTCAAAATCCCACCAGACGCAGTACCTGAAG CTCTGCTGAAGAAGAACGAGCTCTCTCCAGAGGAGCAGGCAGAGATGGAGGAGCACTCGGCCCTGAGTGTGCTGCAGCGCTGGGGGGAGATGAGCGAGTTCCTCCCTGGTGCCATCCGTCTGGTCCCAGAGCACGTGGAGGTCCGGTCCCTGCTGAACCCGGACAAACCAGGACTCCCACAG GGTTACCTTCATATGTGGGTGGACATGTTCCCTACTGATGTCCCAGCCCCGCCCCCTGTTGACATCAAGCCACGCCTACCTGAACA GTACGAGCTGCGCGTCATCATCTGGAACACGGACGATGTGTTTCTGGAGGATGTCAACCCGTTCACTGGTGACCCGTCATCCGACATCTACGTTAAAGG ATGGATAAAGGGactggagggagagaaacaggaaactgacGTCCACTTCAACTCTCTGACCGGAGAAGGAAACTTCAACTGGAGATTCGTGTTCCGCTTCGACTACCTTCCAACTGAG AAAGAGGTGGTTTTTAAGAAGAAGGAGTCCTTCTTCTCTCTGGAGGAGTCGGAGTTTCGACAGCCGGCGGTTCTGACGCTGCAGGTGTGGGACTATGATCGCATCGGAGCCAACGACTTCCTGG gctccaTCGAGCTTCGTCTCAGCGACATGGTGCGAGCAGCCAAGTCGTCCGGTCAGTGCTCGGTCGATATGGCGAAGGATCGGGCCAGCCCCCGATTCTCCATCTTCCGTGCCAAGAAGATGAAGGGCTGGTGGCCACTGACCCGCCTGAAGACGGCCGAGGACTtcgagagggaggagaaggagaaggaggaggccaagaagaagggaaagaagaagaagagcaaggACAGGAGGAACAAATTGAAACGGGATCATCTCCAGTACACCGACAGCAGCGGCAACACCTTCCTGCTAATG GGGAAGGTGGAGGCCGAGCTTCAGCTGGTGGCATTGGAGCAGGCGGAGGCCAATCCTGTGGGGCGGGCCCGCAAAGAACCGGAGCCTCTGGACAAACCAAa TCGTCCAACCACCAGCTTCAACTGGTTCGTCAACCCCATGAAgaccttcatcttcctcatctggAAGAAGTTCAAGAAGTTCATCATCGCTCTCATTATCCTCGCCATCCTCGCGCTCTTCCTCGGCCTCATCTTCTACACGCTGCCACAGCAGATCTCCGCACTCATCATCAACGGATGA